ATTTGTCGTCGATATACAGACAACGTTGAAATTACAGATTGGCCGGGTTTCGGTGTTCAAAAGCAACGAGCGTTAGCAAAAGTGACGAAGGATTGGGTTTTATCGATCGATGCGGATGAAGCGCTCGATGAGGAGATGAAAGCGGCGTTAATCGTGTTGCTTTCTCAAGATGAGATTTCGCATACCGCATACAAATTGCCTTGGGGTGTCACTCTTTATGGCAAAACACTCAATTACGGGCGCAGTGCGCGTGCAGTGCTACGTTTGTTCCAACGTGAAGGTGCGGTTTATACCGCAGATGAAGTGCATGAAACGGTGATTCCAGCGACTGGTTCTACTGGGGTACTCAAAGGACGTTTGCTGCATTATACCCATCGTGACTATGGACATGGTTTGGATAAAGCAGCGCAATATGCTTGGCTTGGTGCGCAGAAATATCATCGTAAGGGTAAAAAGAGCTCTGGGCTTTTTGTCGCACTACTGCGCTCGATCTGGACGTTCTTCTTAATTTATTTTATCCGCCGCGGCTTTTTAGATGGCAGTGTCGGCTTTATTGTTGCAATGACGTATGCCCAAGTGAATTTTAACAAACACGTTGGTTTGTGGTTGCTAGAAAAAGGAAGGAGTTAATCGGTGGCTTATCGAACAAGGAAGGGTTCAATCGGTGGCTTTTAAATTAGAGTACTGCTTATCAGATACTTACAATGTAGGGGACGACCTGAACCCTTGGTTATGGCCGCAGCTATTAGGTGATTTGGTTGTAGAAGATAGTTCTCGATATTTTTAGGTATCGGAACTATTTTGACGGAAAAACGGTTAAATAAAGAATTACTCGGCGCGAAAGAGATTATTATATTCTCGTCAGGCGCTTGGGAGTGGAATGTCCCTACGTTGGGTGGTAATTGTACTGTATGGAGTACGAGGCCCGAGAACGGCTAAAAGCTAGACCTAAACCCAGAATCAGTGGTTGGTGATGGTGCTTACCTTATTCGTGAAGTGGAATTTCCAAAGGCGGAAATGCAAAAGGGAAGGTGGGATTTATTCCTCACCACCGCAGTGAAGACTATATTGATTGGGATAAGGTCTGCCAAGAAATAGGTTTGACATACATTACCGCGAAACAACCAGTTGAGCAGTTTTATTAGCTCTTCAAGAGTGTGAATATGTTGTCACTGAGGCAATGCACGGTGCCATTATCGCTGACGCACTGCGTATCCCTTGGAAAGGCGTTCGATTCTCTCCAGCATTTGATGACGAAAAGTGGTATGACTTTGCTGAGTCTATGGATGTGAAATTAATGCTACACGATTTACCTTTTATGAGCATGAATAAGATGTCATATGGTAAGTTATTAGAGAATTCATATAAAGAATAATCGCCAAGCTGATCTCTTCGTCGCCAAGAAAATGGTTGTCACTCGTCATGGTGTACAAACTAGCTTCTAATGACGATATGACTCGTTTGAAAGTCAGGCTTAAAACTTTGGCTGATGAAATGAATAGTTATCAGTTGAGCTCTACTGAGCGATTGAGTGCCATCGTCGCTATGCAAAGAGGCGATAAATAGAATTATTCAAGACAACAAATAGAAATTTTGGGCAGGTAAATAGACTTACCTGCCCATCGTCTCTGTTACTGATTGATGATTTTTTCGAAAAGCTAATGTGTTGTTTTACAGTTTCAGATGATGAGAAGTAGCGTTGAAGTCGAATTTTGCTTTATCTCCCATTTGCGCACATTGTTCTTTACTATTCGCCATATTGTTTATAGCTTCGCCGAGTAACTGGGCATTTTCACTGGAACAATAAGGCCGGTTTCGTTTTGTTCGATAAGCTCTGGAGAACCACCGGTTGTTGTAACGATGGATGGTGTACCATTTGCCATTGCTTCAATAATCGTTCGTGGTAAACCTTCTCCGCTGATTGATGGCTGAATTTGAAAATCAGCCATTGCCATAATCGAAGGTACGTCTTTCGGTGGCCAATGAAGTGAATTCTCTCTGACATAGGGCTTTTTGGCCATATCAAAGTAGGGTTCATAACCACTACCAATGAGCAGTAGATGGAAATTTGGGTTATCAACAAAGTGCGTTGCTTCGATTAGAACATCAATTCCTTTACTTGGTCTAACATGAGCAGCACATACCGCGATCACGTTACTTGAACTTAAACCAAATTCTTCAGGCTTATTGGCCTCAACAGTGTACCAATCTAATTCATGGCCTTTGTAGATGGTAACGACGTTATTTTATTACACCAAACTCTCTTTTACGTCATCTGCTACGGCTTTTGATACACAAACAATACCACTCACCTTGGGATGCAGATGAGTAAGGTAGGCAGAAGGGTCATGACGATATAAACCACCAGTTGTGCCACGATATGTAATTAATGTAGTTTTCGTGCCAATACAAGCAAAGGCTGCGTTTGGGATTGTTTTGGAATTAAAGGCATAAAGATGTCATAGGCCTTGCTGTTCAGTTCTGCTCGATAAGCTTTAATGGTTTTTAAACAAATTTTCTTCTCAGGGTAAGCATCAATAACTTTTACGCCACATTCTCTAAAGCGTTGCGTGTATTCTGCATCCTTGCGTCATTACCGTTACTTCATGGCCTTGCTTTACCATTTCAATAAACATTTCTGCTTCTGGGCGTACACTATTTTTAGCGTGATAGTAAGAACTAGCGACAAAATTTTCATTGAGTTACCGATTAAATTGTTAATTTTATGTGCGTGGCATTGAACGTTTAGCTGAAGTCAATCGATTGAGGGTTGTGTATATTATTGATTTATTTGCTAATTTCGTCCTTCTGTGAGAGAGCTCAATTATAAGGATTGGCATTACTATCTGGACGAGTCTTAAGCAGTCTTAATATCCACATATACTGCTCAGGTTTCGCTGTTACGTAACTCTCGATACACTCATTCATCATCCTAGCATCCATATGTTCATCGCCAGTTGGAAATGGCAGAGCAGGATAAAAATCTAACTCATATTGACCAGATTGACTGTTAAACATGGCAAAGAGCGGAACAATTTTCGCTTTACTTAACGAAGATAGTTTACCAAGTCCTGAAATGGTCGCTTTTTGTGTCGCAAAGAAATCGACAAAAACACTATGCTCTCTTCCTAAGTCTTCATCAGGTAAGTAATAGCCGAGATAGTTGTCAGAGCGAATCGATTTGATAAATGGTTTGATGCCAACGCTGCGATCGTAAACTCTGCCACCATATTGAACCCTTTGTCTGTGCATTAACCAGTCAGAAAGCTTGTTTTTCTGTGCTTTCGCCATCGCAGATACAGGTAATCCTCTCGATGCAAGTAACACTGCCGGAATATCGATCGCCCATGTATGTGGAACGAGTAGGATGACTTTTTGACCGTTGTTTGTCAGTTCAGTAAGGTTAGCAAAACCACGAATAACGGTATTTTTTTCAAGCCATTGTCTGCTTTTAAGGCTTAAAGAAGCAAAGCTAAGAAGATAGCTAATTGAGGTTATGTAAGAGTTTCTTAAGATGAGCTCTCTTTCTTCATTAGACTTTTGAGGGAAACACATTTCGAGGTTAACTCGAGCTCTGCGATTTGCTTTGTTATTTATCTTGGTAGCAATCAATGATAGCGCTTTGGCAAAAGTTAAGCGGAATGAATTGGGAAAAAAACAGAGTAGTGAGGCAAACAAAACAGCTAACCAGGTTCCCCAGTATTTAGGAGCAAGAAAAGCGAACTCAAACTTTGGGTCATAAGCTTTTGGGTCAAAATCATTGCGCTCTGCTATCACAACGGTATGGTCTCTATTAAGTATTTAATTAAATGTTCAAAGCGCACTCAGGGGTACGCTTTAATGAGATTGTTTTTTGCTTAGTAGTGGTTAATCACTGCCAAATAGGTCTCGAGTATATACTTTGTCTGCGACATCTGCCAAACACTCTGCCATTCGATTTGATACGATCACATCAGAACGAACTTTAAACTCCTCGAGGTTTTCTATTATTTCGGAATGGAAGAAATGTGATTCTTTCAATACTGGTTCATAAACAACAACTTCAATCCCTTTTGCTTTTAAGCGTTTCATGATGCCTTGAATTGAAGATGCTCTGAAGTTATCCGATCCCGATTTCATGATTAGACGGTAGATACCAACCACCTTTGGTTTGCGCTTTAAGATACTATCTGCAATGAAGTCTTTACGCGTTCTATTGGCATCAACAATGGCACCAATAATGTTGTTGGGTACGTTTTGGTAGTTGGCGAGCAATTGTTTGGTATCTTTTGGTAAGCAGTAGCCACCATAACCAAAAGATGGATTGTTGTAATGGTTACCAATACGCGGGTCAAGGCCAACACCTTCAATGATTTGGCGAGAATCCAATTTATGTGCTTCTGCATATGAATCCAGTTCATTGAAGTAAGCAACACGCATAGCTAGGTAAGTGTTGGAAAAAAGTTTAACGGCTTCCGCTTCCGTTGAGTTGGTGAATAGCACGGGGATATCTAGTTTTTCGGCACCTTGAATCAGCAGTTTTGCAAATGCTTCTGCTCGCTCGCTTTGCTCACCTACGATGATACGTGATGGGTAGAGATTGTCATACAACGCCTTGCCTTCGCGTAAGAATTCTGGTGAGAATATGATATTTTCACAGTTAAACTCGTGCTTGATTCGCTCGGTATAACCCACGGGTACGGTTGATTTGATGATCATTACCGCGGATGGATTGATAGCATTTACATCTTTAATAACCGCTTCCACAGAAGTGGTATTAAAGTAGTTAGTTTGTGGGTCATAATCTGTCGGCGTGGCAATGACGACAAAATCAGCGTTGTTATATGCGGTATGCTTATCGGTTGTAGCAACAAAATTGAGGCTTTTGATGATAGAAGTGCTCAATTTCAGTGTCGACGATCGGTGACTGCTTACGATTCAGCATCGCCACCTTATCTTCGATAATATCTAGTGCGACAACTTGGTTATGTTGAGCTAATAGCATTGCATTAGATAAGCCCACATAACCCGTTCCTGCGACTGCAATTTTCACGGCTAAGTCCTTACTTTAAAAATAAAAGCGATTTTACGCTTTGTGATTCAAAATCGCCATGTATTCAGCCACACCCTCAGCTACCGTCTTAAATGTAAGATCGCAGCCGGTGCTTCTAAAGTTAGTCAAATCAGCTTGAGTAAACTCTTGATACACGCCAATTAGATGTTGTGGGAATGGAATGGTTTCAATCTCACCCTTGCCATGATGTTTGATGACTGCTTTTGCAACCTCTTCAAACGACTCGGCGCGACCAGTACCGACATTGAAAATACCTGACACGCCGTTTTGTAAGAACCATAGATTTACTGCCGCCACATCGCCCACATAGACAAAATCGCGTTTGAATTGTTCGCTACCAGCAAACAATTTAGGATTCTCCCCAGCATTCATTTGATTGTTCAGGTGAAATGCAACGGAAGCCATAGAGGCTTTATGCTGCTCACGTGGACCATAAACATTGAAGTAGCGGAATCCCGTGATTTGTGACAATTTTTCACCGTGTTCTTTAGCATCTTTCCATAGTCTACGGACATAATTATCAAACAGTTGTTTGGAATAACCGTATACGTTTAAAGCACCTTCGTATTGGGGATCTTCTTTGAAAACGTCAGTTTCACCGTATGTGGCAGCAGATGAAGCATACAAGAATGGAATTTCACGCTCTAGGCAGTAATGAAGAAGCTCTTTGGAATATTCATAGTTATTGAGCATCATGTACTTGCCGTCCCACTCGGTAGTGGATGAGCATGCACCTTCATGAAAAATGGCCTCAATAGGGCTAAAGTTTTCTCCGGACATGATTTGCATCAGAAAGTCATCACGATCCATGTAATCTGCAATTTTCAAATCCACAAGGTTTTGAAACTTTCGACCATTTTTAAGGTTATCGACCACAAGAATGTCGCTAATGCCCTGATCGTTAAGAGCTTTGATGATGTTGCTGCCAATCATGCCAGCACCGCCAGTTACGATGATCATAGTGTTACCCAAGATGGTTTATTACCGAACATAAATTGTATCATTCAAATGCTAATGCACAAAGGTTGAGGAATCTCCGATATGATCTATGAATCAGTCGCATAACACAGGCTGTTTTAGTAATATTAGAAAAATATTAGAAGATACACCAAATTGACCATATTACCATGTTACTTAGTTCCATTTTATTTGGGCTCTAGTTTATGGTTTAGCTAAGGTTAGGAACTTTTAAATGAACCCATTCTCCCTCTCATCGGTCGCACCGATGCTCTGTTTACGCAAGACATAGCCCAGCACGAAGCTGAGCTTTCCAACGTCGTTTCTCAGTCTCGCTTTTGGTTCTTGGAGGTGCTGGCTCAATTGGCCAAGCGGTGACTAAAGAGATCTTTAAGCGTCATCCGAAAAGCTTCATGTTGTCGATATCAGCGAGAACAACATGGTGGAATTGGTGCGTGATATTCGCAGCTCGTTTGGTTACATCGACGGTGATTTCCAAACCTTCGCACTCGACATTGGCTCGATTGAGTATGATGCATTCATCAAGGCCGATGGTCAGTACGATTACGTGCTGAACTTGTCGGCACTTAAGCACGTTCGAAGCGAAAAGACTCATTTACCCTGATGCGTATGATTGATGTCAACGTGTTCAACACCGACAAAACCATTCAACAATCGATTGATGCAGGCGTGAAGAAATACTTCTGCGTATCAACCGACAAAGCGGCGAACCCAGTCAATATGATGGGCGCTTCTAAGCGTATCATGGAAATGTTCTTGATGCGCAAGAGCGAGCAAATTGCGATTTCTACT
Above is a window of Vibrio taketomensis DNA encoding:
- a CDS encoding glycosyltransferase family 2 protein, whose protein sequence is MKKHTLSVIVITKNEQDRIETCLQSVVDVADEIIVLDSGSTDETVNICRRYTDNVEITDWPGFGVQKQRALAKVTKDWVLSIDADEALDEEMKAALIVLLSQDEISHTAYKLPWGVTLYGKTLNYGRSARAVLRLFQREGAVYTADEVHETVIPATGSTGVLKGRLLHYTHRDYGHGLDKAAQYAWLGAQKYHRKGKKSSGLFVALLRSIWTFFLIYFIRRGFLDGSVGFIVAMTYAQVNFNKHVGLWLLEKGRS
- a CDS encoding glycosyltransferase family 4 protein, yielding MIAVCAAHVRPSKGIDVLIEATHFVDNPNFHLLLIGSGYEPYFDMAKKPYVRENSLHWPPKDVPSIMAMADFQIQPSISGEGLPRTIIEAMANGTPSIVTTTGGSPELIEQNETGLIVPVKMPSYSAKL
- the lpxM gene encoding lauroyl-Kdo(2)-lipid IV(A) myristoyltransferase (LpxM is lauroyl-Kdo(2)-lipid IV(A) myristoyltransferase, an enzyme characterized in Escherichia coli and involved in biosynthesis of the form of lipid A found in that species and some closely related species.), with translation MIAERNDFDPKAYDPKFEFAFLAPKYWGTWLAVLFASLLCFFPNSFRLTFAKALSLIATKINNKANRRARVNLEMCFPQKSNEERELILRNSYITSISYLLSFASLSLKSRQWLEKNTVIRGFANLTELTNNGQKVILLVPHTWAIDIPAVLLASRGLPVSAMAKAQKNKLSDWLMHRQRVQYGGRVYDRSVGIKPFIKSIRSDNYLGYYLPDEDLGREHSVFVDFFATQKATISGLGKLSSLSKAKIVPLFAMFNSQSGQYELDFYPALPFPTGDEHMDARMMNECIESYVTAKPEQYMWILRLLKTRPDSNANPYN
- the rfaD gene encoding ADP-glyceromanno-heptose 6-epimerase, which gives rise to MIIVTGGAGMIGSNIIKALNDQGISDILVVDNLKNGRKFQNLVDLKIADYMDRDDFLMQIMSGENFSPIEAIFHEGACSSTTEWDGKYMMLNNYEYSKELLHYCLEREIPFLYASSAATYGETDVFKEDPQYEGALNVYGYSKQLFDNYVRRLWKDAKEHGEKLSQITGFRYFNVYGPREQHKASMASVAFHLNNQMNAGENPKLFAGSEQFKRDFVYVGDVAAVNLWFLQNGVSGIFNVGTGRAESFEEVAKAVIKHHGKGEIETIPFPQHLIGVYQEFTQADLTNFRSTGCDLTFKTVAEGVAEYMAILNHKA